In a genomic window of Halalkalicoccus sp. CG83:
- the moaC gene encoding cyclic pyranopterin monophosphate synthase MoaC, whose product MSDERDLTHVDESGEARMVDVGDKPDTARRAVAAGELHLSEGTIAAIRENDVEKGDVLATARVGAIQAVKHTWETIPMCHQIPITNVDTEFEVSDDRVRLEVAVETTGKTGCEMEALEGVTTGLNVVWDMVKAAEKDGEGQYPGTHIDGVRVLEKRKRPLE is encoded by the coding sequence ATGAGCGACGAGCGCGACCTCACCCATGTCGACGAGTCGGGCGAGGCCCGCATGGTCGACGTGGGCGACAAACCCGATACGGCCCGTCGGGCGGTCGCTGCCGGCGAGCTTCACCTGAGTGAGGGGACGATCGCCGCGATCCGCGAGAACGACGTCGAGAAGGGTGACGTGCTCGCGACCGCCCGCGTGGGCGCGATTCAGGCCGTGAAACACACCTGGGAGACGATCCCGATGTGTCACCAGATTCCGATCACGAACGTCGACACCGAGTTCGAGGTAAGCGATGATCGGGTCCGCCTCGAGGTGGCCGTCGAGACGACCGGCAAGACCGGCTGCGAGATGGAGGCCCTGGAGGGCGTGACGACGGGGCTGAACGTCGTCTGGGACATGGTGAAGGCGGCGGAGAAGGACGGGGAAGGTCAGTATCCCGGAACGCACATCGACGGCGTCCGGGTGCTCGAGAAACGAAAGCGACCACTGGAATAG
- a CDS encoding NAD(P)H-hydrate epimerase: protein MITTERMGAVDRNAEALGVPRKQLMESSGNAVARAVCEEADEGDRVAIVAGRGNNGGDAFVAARFLDEYDLSVHLLGRPESISTEIARENWEALLEGGYEPETVADSTAFSLSDPDVIVDGMLGTGISGELREPEATAAGAINDSEATVVSVDVPSGVDADTGDVPESAVEADRVVTFHDTKPGLADLDLEVTVADIGIPAAAERYAGPGDLALGASEPDADEIRVFVVGGGPYTGAPALSAQAALRSGAELSFVACPASIKDVLAGYAEDLIVQDYESDRLTVDEVDDLIETATDYEDVVVLGPGLGTADETLEAARVFLEEFEGPMVVDADALSVVPEVETDATLVCTPNKRELAGMGGPELDDLEEGAEEIREFAADLGHVVMAKAEADVVSDGERTRISTAGTPGMAVGGTGDTLAGITAAFAKENDPFDAAVAASYANGRAAELIDDREGGLLASDLLDVLPRAIWGER from the coding sequence ATGATCACCACCGAGCGGATGGGAGCGGTCGACCGAAACGCCGAGGCGCTCGGCGTCCCCCGAAAGCAGCTGATGGAGTCGAGCGGCAACGCCGTCGCCCGCGCGGTGTGCGAGGAAGCGGACGAGGGCGATCGGGTGGCGATCGTCGCCGGGCGGGGGAACAACGGCGGCGACGCGTTCGTCGCCGCGCGCTTTCTCGACGAGTACGACCTCTCCGTCCACCTGCTGGGCAGGCCCGAATCGATCTCGACCGAGATCGCCCGCGAGAACTGGGAGGCGCTCCTCGAGGGAGGCTACGAGCCCGAGACGGTGGCCGATTCGACCGCGTTCTCGCTCTCCGATCCCGACGTGATCGTCGACGGGATGCTCGGCACCGGCATCAGCGGCGAGCTTCGCGAGCCCGAGGCGACCGCCGCGGGCGCGATCAACGACAGCGAGGCGACCGTCGTCTCGGTGGACGTCCCCTCCGGGGTGGATGCCGACACCGGCGACGTCCCGGAGAGCGCCGTCGAGGCCGACCGCGTCGTCACCTTCCACGACACCAAACCGGGACTCGCCGACCTCGACCTCGAAGTGACGGTCGCGGACATCGGCATTCCCGCCGCTGCGGAACGCTACGCCGGGCCGGGCGACCTCGCGCTGGGCGCGTCCGAACCCGACGCCGACGAGATCCGCGTGTTCGTCGTCGGCGGCGGACCCTACACCGGCGCGCCGGCGCTCTCCGCGCAGGCGGCGCTGCGCTCGGGTGCGGAGCTCTCGTTCGTCGCCTGTCCGGCCTCGATCAAGGACGTGCTCGCGGGCTACGCCGAGGACCTCATCGTCCAGGACTACGAGAGCGATCGGCTCACCGTCGACGAGGTCGACGACCTGATCGAGACGGCGACCGACTACGAGGACGTCGTCGTCCTCGGCCCCGGTCTGGGTACTGCCGACGAGACCCTCGAGGCCGCACGGGTCTTCCTCGAGGAGTTCGAGGGGCCGATGGTGGTCGACGCCGACGCCCTCTCGGTGGTCCCCGAGGTCGAGACCGACGCGACGCTGGTCTGTACGCCCAACAAGCGGGAACTGGCGGGGATGGGCGGGCCCGAGCTCGACGATCTGGAGGAAGGCGCGGAGGAGATTCGCGAGTTCGCCGCCGATCTCGGCCACGTCGTGATGGCGAAGGCGGAGGCGGACGTCGTCTCCGACGGCGAGCGCACCCGGATCTCGACGGCGGGCACCCCCGGGATGGCCGTCGGCGGCACCGGCGACACCCTCGCGGGGATCACCGCCGCGTTCGCGAAGGAGAACGACCCGTTCGACGCCGCCGTAGCGGCCTCCTACGCCAACGGGCGGGCGGCCGAGCTGATCGACGACCGCGAGGGCGGACTGCTGGCGTCTGACCTGCTCGACGTCCTCCCGCGGGCGATCTGGGGGGAACGATGA
- a CDS encoding acylphosphatase — MSDAGDRTRAHAFVTGRVQGVYYRASTRDAARERGVDGWVRNLEDGRVEAVFEGPREAVESMVEWCHEGSPAAEVEDVEAEFGDPQDEDGFEIRR, encoded by the coding sequence ATGAGCGACGCTGGCGATCGAACCCGCGCACACGCGTTCGTGACCGGACGGGTACAGGGTGTCTACTACCGCGCGAGCACCCGCGACGCCGCCCGCGAACGCGGCGTCGACGGCTGGGTTCGCAACCTCGAGGACGGCCGCGTCGAGGCCGTCTTCGAAGGGCCTCGAGAGGCAGTCGAATCGATGGTAGAGTGGTGTCACGAGGGCTCGCCGGCGGCCGAGGTCGAGGACGTCGAGGCCGAGTTCGGCGACCCCCAGGACGAGGACGGCTTCGAGATCAGGCGCTGA
- a CDS encoding FxLYD domain-containing protein, with amino-acid sequence MKRRPLLTTGLLAVSGAGCVGRFTGGDSEPGAGSREGENGSADATETIDDGESANSERDVQVIRMDRTTDTIGTTATITARNLASETLDAVDVTVIFYDEIDSEIGPGLGGITDVSAGEGFEITIRAEGPQYTDAAAFEITDLTVE; translated from the coding sequence ATGAAGCGACGACCCCTCCTCACGACCGGACTGCTCGCCGTTTCGGGCGCCGGCTGCGTCGGGCGGTTCACCGGCGGTGACAGCGAACCGGGAGCGGGCTCGCGGGAGGGGGAAAACGGATCGGCGGACGCGACCGAGACCATCGACGACGGCGAATCGGCGAACTCAGAGCGCGACGTCCAGGTCATCAGGATGGACCGCACCACCGACACGATCGGGACGACCGCAACGATCACCGCGCGAAACCTCGCCTCGGAGACGCTCGATGCCGTCGACGTCACGGTGATCTTCTACGACGAGATCGATAGCGAAATCGGCCCCGGGTTGGGGGGCATTACGGACGTATCTGCGGGCGAGGGGTTCGAGATCACGATCCGTGCCGAAGGGCCACAGTATACCGACGCGGCGGCCTTCGAGATCACCGACTTGACCGTCGAATGA
- a CDS encoding cation:proton antiporter domain-containing protein, whose protein sequence is MVAVGFGVLIGPLGLGLVDLSQWGDPLSIIEQVARLTIAIAVTSIALRLPQNYFRKRAKAMATILGPGMIAMWLVSGLVVYVILGFPVWVALLVGAIVTPTDPVLANTIVTGEAAEENIPERLRNVLSGESGANDGGAYPLVFLAILMLTRSTETALVEWLTRTLLWEVGAAIALGLVVGVAIGRAERFASSERFLEKTSVLTVTVALTFAALGFIKLLGSDGILGVFVAGLAYNYVAVSSDEAEEQQIQEVVNRLFTFPAFVLFGMMIPWSAWVGLGWRGVAVVVAVLLLRRLPMLFALR, encoded by the coding sequence ATGGTTGCAGTTGGGTTCGGCGTACTGATCGGTCCGCTCGGACTCGGTCTGGTAGATCTCTCCCAGTGGGGGGATCCGCTCTCGATCATCGAGCAGGTCGCCCGACTGACCATCGCGATCGCAGTCACTTCGATCGCGCTTCGGCTCCCCCAGAACTACTTCCGCAAGCGGGCGAAGGCGATGGCGACGATCCTCGGACCCGGCATGATCGCGATGTGGCTCGTGAGCGGACTCGTGGTGTACGTGATCTTGGGGTTTCCCGTCTGGGTCGCGCTGCTGGTCGGCGCCATCGTCACCCCGACGGATCCGGTGCTCGCGAACACGATCGTGACCGGCGAAGCCGCGGAGGAGAACATCCCCGAGCGACTCAGGAACGTCCTCTCGGGCGAATCCGGGGCCAACGACGGCGGCGCGTATCCCCTCGTCTTCCTGGCGATCCTCATGCTCACCAGATCGACCGAGACCGCGCTGGTCGAGTGGCTCACGCGGACGCTACTCTGGGAGGTCGGCGCCGCGATCGCCCTCGGGCTCGTGGTCGGCGTGGCCATCGGACGGGCCGAACGGTTCGCGAGCTCCGAGCGCTTTCTCGAGAAGACGTCCGTACTGACCGTCACCGTCGCGCTCACGTTCGCCGCCCTCGGGTTTATCAAGCTGCTCGGCAGTGACGGAATCCTGGGCGTGTTCGTCGCCGGCCTCGCGTACAACTACGTCGCCGTCTCCAGCGACGAAGCCGAGGAACAGCAGATCCAGGAGGTGGTCAACCGACTGTTCACGTTTCCGGCGTTCGTCCTCTTCGGTATGATGATCCCGTGGTCAGCGTGGGTCGGCTTGGGCTGGCGAGGCGTCGCCGTCGTGGTCGCCGTTCTGTTGCTGCGCCGCCTGCCGATGCTGTTCGCGCTTCGGTGA
- a CDS encoding DNA-3-methyladenine glycosylase family protein: MERGAIPIEECPGGMDLRLTLESGQSYCWRRDDGLMYDGDDGGWYHTVVDGTDPRSAAPAGSGELIRVRQHDGSLEWESTTDAVPHLRRLLRLDDDLDAIIEETPDDPLIEEAYATHRGLRLVRDPPFPCLISFICSAQMRVGRIHGMQVTLSREFGDTLEIDDETYHAFPTPEQLAAASVEELRECSLGYRAPYVRETAEMVASGERPEDALGSAYEDARDRLTRFVGVGEKVADCVLLFSLGYLEAVPLDTWIRSAIEEHYPDCDRGSYRETSRAIRERFGEHAGYAQTYVFHFLRTGGRESEALEDT, from the coding sequence ATGGAACGCGGCGCGATCCCGATCGAGGAGTGCCCCGGCGGGATGGATCTCCGACTAACGCTCGAGAGCGGCCAGTCGTACTGCTGGCGGCGCGATGACGGGCTGATGTACGACGGCGACGACGGGGGCTGGTATCACACGGTCGTCGACGGGACTGACCCCCGATCGGCCGCCCCCGCCGGGAGCGGCGAGTTGATCCGGGTGCGCCAGCACGATGGCTCCCTCGAGTGGGAGTCGACGACGGACGCCGTCCCGCATCTCCGCCGACTGCTACGGCTCGACGACGACCTCGATGCGATAATCGAGGAAACGCCCGACGACCCGCTGATCGAGGAGGCCTATGCCACCCACCGGGGACTGCGCCTCGTCCGAGACCCGCCGTTTCCGTGTCTGATCTCGTTCATCTGTTCGGCCCAGATGCGCGTCGGGCGAATCCACGGAATGCAGGTGACGCTCTCGCGGGAGTTCGGCGACACGCTCGAGATCGACGACGAGACCTACCACGCCTTCCCGACGCCGGAACAACTCGCGGCCGCGAGCGTCGAGGAGCTCCGCGAGTGTTCGCTCGGCTATCGCGCGCCCTACGTCAGGGAGACGGCAGAGATGGTCGCGAGCGGCGAACGACCCGAGGACGCGCTGGGGAGCGCCTACGAGGACGCTCGCGACCGGCTCACGCGGTTCGTCGGCGTCGGCGAGAAGGTCGCCGACTGCGTGCTGCTGTTCTCGCTTGGCTACCTGGAGGCCGTCCCGCTGGACACCTGGATCCGGTCGGCGATCGAGGAGCACTACCCCGACTGCGATCGTGGCTCCTACCGGGAGACCTCGCGGGCGATCCGCGAACGGTTCGGCGAGCACGCGGGCTACGCCCAGACCTACGTCTTCCATTTTCTCAGAACGGGGGGCCGAGAGTCCGAAGCCCTCGAGGACACCTGA
- a CDS encoding DUF555 domain-containing protein, with amino-acid sequence MDCRVVVEAAVPVYDVSTPDEAVRIAISKTGDMLNPDLNYVEISMGERTSPSGEQLEPAFIVADEALVALELEMTVFNVEREEHASRIARKEIGQRLENIPLEVLEVEVLETDDSDEGNGTDESNDSNEGSDESDAGDGEDDVLPEFDDLLE; translated from the coding sequence ATGGATTGCAGAGTCGTCGTCGAGGCCGCAGTCCCGGTGTACGACGTCTCCACGCCGGACGAGGCCGTCCGGATCGCCATCTCGAAGACCGGCGACATGCTGAATCCGGACCTCAACTACGTCGAGATCTCGATGGGTGAGCGGACCTCTCCCAGCGGCGAACAGCTCGAACCGGCGTTCATCGTCGCCGACGAGGCGTTGGTTGCACTGGAGCTCGAGATGACCGTCTTCAACGTCGAGCGCGAGGAGCATGCCTCGCGGATCGCCCGAAAGGAGATCGGCCAGCGTCTCGAGAACATCCCGCTCGAGGTTCTCGAGGTCGAAGTCCTCGAAACCGATGACTCCGACGAGGGGAACGGAACGGACGAGTCTAACGACTCGAACGAGGGAAGCGACGAGTCCGACGCAGGCGACGGCGAGGACGACGTCCTCCCGGAGTTCGACGACCTCCTCGAGTAA
- a CDS encoding UPF0058 family protein — MKKQELIHLHGLLAEVSNHYEQNANGVDLDEYESLGVRPTSIHKSKTDHKAAVFALAKGITGDIDETEEATGTVTAAQAD; from the coding sequence ATGAAAAAGCAGGAGCTCATCCACCTCCACGGCCTACTCGCAGAGGTATCGAACCACTACGAACAGAACGCGAACGGCGTCGATCTCGACGAGTACGAGTCGCTCGGCGTGCGACCGACGTCCATTCACAAATCGAAGACCGACCACAAGGCGGCCGTCTTCGCGCTCGCGAAGGGGATCACGGGCGACATCGACGAAACCGAAGAGGCGACTGGAACGGTCACGGCAGCACAGGCGGACTGA
- a CDS encoding transcription initiation factor IIB, with protein sequence MTKINQRTYTDESATETEVDEEQTEESELTCPECGGRLESDSEHGETVCADCGLVVEADEIDRGPEWRAFESSERDQKSRVGAPTTTMMHDKGLSTNIGWQDKDAYGNSLSNRQRQKMQRLRTWNERFRTRNSKERNLKQALGEIDRMASALGLPKNVRETASVIYRRALEDDLLPGRSIEGVATASLYAAARQAGTPRSLDEIEQVSRIDRMELTRTYRYVVRELGLEVQPADPESYVPRFASDLELSDEAEHRARQLLRNAKQSGIHSGKSPVGLAAAAVYAAALLTNEKVTQAEVSDVANISEVTIRNRYKELLQADETNTPAGTASAEAAD encoded by the coding sequence ATGACGAAAATCAACCAGCGAACCTACACTGACGAGTCGGCCACCGAAACCGAGGTAGACGAGGAGCAGACCGAGGAATCGGAGCTCACCTGCCCGGAGTGTGGCGGTCGACTGGAATCGGACAGCGAACACGGCGAGACCGTCTGTGCGGACTGCGGGCTCGTCGTCGAGGCCGACGAGATCGATCGCGGTCCTGAGTGGCGCGCCTTCGAGTCCTCGGAGCGCGATCAGAAGTCCCGCGTCGGCGCCCCGACGACGACGATGATGCACGACAAGGGACTCTCGACCAATATCGGCTGGCAGGACAAGGACGCCTACGGTAACTCCCTGTCGAACCGCCAGCGCCAGAAGATGCAGCGCCTCCGCACCTGGAACGAGCGCTTCCGCACGCGCAACTCCAAGGAGCGAAACCTCAAACAGGCGCTCGGCGAGATCGACCGCATGGCCTCGGCGCTGGGTCTCCCGAAGAACGTCCGCGAGACCGCCAGCGTGATCTACCGCCGGGCGCTCGAGGACGACCTCCTGCCCGGCCGCTCGATCGAGGGCGTCGCCACCGCGAGTCTCTACGCCGCCGCCCGCCAGGCGGGCACTCCGCGTAGCCTCGACGAGATCGAGCAGGTTTCCCGGATCGACCGGATGGAGCTGACCCGGACCTACCGATACGTGGTCCGGGAGCTCGGCCTCGAGGTCCAGCCCGCCGACCCCGAGAGCTACGTCCCGCGCTTCGCATCGGACCTCGAACTCTCGGACGAGGCCGAACACCGCGCGCGCCAACTGCTCCGCAACGCGAAGCAGTCGGGCATCCACTCGGGGAAGTCGCCAGTCGGACTGGCGGCCGCCGCGGTGTACGCCGCCGCGCTGCTCACCAACGAGAAGGTCACCCAGGCCGAGGTGAGCGACGTCGCGAACATCAGCGAGGTCACCATCAGAAACCGGTACAAGGAGCTGCTCCAGGCTGACGAGACGAACACGCCGGCGGGGACCGCGAGCGCGGAAGCCGCGGACTGA
- a CDS encoding ferritin-like domain-containing protein has protein sequence MAERSGTSRRRFMAASALVGAGAFGLGGPVGSVAADEHGDDGMEDGNGADGEFEDDVDILNYARTLEFLEAEFYQRGLDNLGCSGLLESELLAEFGTGDAIRARVFEDLEVIRDHEFTHVEVLGDVITDLGGEPIDQPEFDFGTAVEDPDEFLATAAVLEDTGVGAYAGAAPSIQNAELVPPALSIHSVEARHASFLRVLGGEIGFPDAFDEALDRATVEEAAGQFIVD, from the coding sequence ATGGCGGAACGAAGCGGCACCTCACGACGACGGTTCATGGCGGCCTCGGCGCTGGTCGGGGCGGGTGCGTTCGGACTGGGCGGACCGGTCGGATCGGTCGCGGCCGACGAGCACGGTGACGATGGAATGGAGGACGGGAACGGCGCTGACGGCGAGTTCGAGGACGACGTCGACATCCTCAACTACGCCCGCACCCTCGAGTTCCTCGAGGCCGAGTTCTACCAGCGTGGCCTGGACAACCTGGGCTGCTCCGGCCTGCTCGAGTCGGAGCTACTGGCCGAGTTCGGTACCGGCGACGCGATCCGTGCGCGCGTCTTCGAGGACCTCGAGGTCATCCGTGATCACGAGTTCACCCACGTCGAAGTGCTCGGCGATGTGATCACGGACCTTGGCGGCGAGCCGATCGACCAGCCGGAGTTCGACTTCGGGACGGCGGTCGAGGACCCCGACGAGTTCCTCGCCACCGCGGCGGTGCTCGAGGACACGGGCGTCGGCGCGTACGCCGGTGCGGCCCCCTCGATCCAGAACGCCGAACTGGTCCCCCCGGCGCTCAGTATCCACAGCGTCGAGGCGCGCCACGCGTCGTTCCTGCGCGTGCTCGGCGGCGAGATCGGGTTCCCCGACGCCTTCGATGAGGCGCTCGACCGGGCGACGGTCGAGGAGGCGGCGGGCCAGTTCATCGTCGACTAA
- a CDS encoding DUF4397 domain-containing protein — MTIKYDEFEAGSESTIGKRAVGSASRRRFLVGSALAGLGALGLPSSAAATDEDGGTEDAVPDGDRSDRSPEPEAGARIVHLSPDAPVVDVYVDDELWFEDVEPFATQTEYLEYAPGTYTVRFTPAGRGPDEAVLENDVTFEEGRYTVAAIGEVCTVSDEPLRITTLEDDASPTRRDHARVRGVNAAPDAPNVDFTVDGGERTLLDGLPFGEAGSAEVPADREVIETREDDGAFAERFAIDLEAGHVYTVFTVGYVDETNAPEAAVDNASFALAITEDAAPGEE, encoded by the coding sequence ATGACGATTAAATACGACGAATTCGAGGCGGGAAGTGAATCGACGATCGGGAAACGAGCGGTCGGATCGGCCTCCAGACGACGGTTTCTGGTCGGTTCCGCGCTCGCGGGACTCGGTGCGCTCGGCCTCCCGTCTTCGGCCGCGGCCACGGACGAGGATGGTGGGACCGAGGATGCCGTTCCCGACGGGGACCGGTCGGACCGATCACCCGAACCCGAAGCAGGCGCCCGGATCGTTCACCTCTCACCGGACGCGCCGGTCGTCGACGTCTACGTCGACGACGAGCTCTGGTTCGAGGACGTCGAGCCGTTCGCAACCCAGACCGAGTATCTCGAGTACGCGCCGGGCACCTACACCGTCCGGTTCACACCGGCCGGCAGGGGCCCCGACGAGGCGGTCCTCGAGAACGACGTCACGTTCGAGGAGGGGCGATACACCGTCGCGGCCATCGGTGAGGTCTGTACGGTGAGCGACGAACCGCTTCGGATCACTACTCTGGAGGACGATGCGAGCCCAACGCGTCGGGATCACGCGCGTGTTCGAGGCGTGAACGCCGCGCCGGACGCGCCGAACGTCGACTTCACCGTCGACGGCGGGGAACGAACGCTTCTGGACGGACTCCCGTTCGGCGAGGCCGGTTCGGCCGAGGTGCCCGCTGATCGGGAGGTCATCGAGACGCGCGAAGACGACGGGGCGTTCGCCGAACGGTTCGCGATCGACCTCGAGGCGGGCCACGTCTACACCGTCTTCACGGTGGGCTACGTCGACGAGACGAACGCGCCCGAGGCTGCGGTCGACAACGCGTCGTTCGCCCTCGCGATCACCGAGGACGCAGCGCCCGGCGAGGAGTAG